In Phycisphaeraceae bacterium, one DNA window encodes the following:
- a CDS encoding sigma-70 family RNA polymerase sigma factor, with the protein MDPLEHDDWMLMRRVAAGDEQAVVNLYDRFGSLVYKAARQVLNSRAEAEDAVQDVFVRLWQTADRFDPRRARLVTWVMLIARRHLIDRLRRKGSRPERLGLDSQTSAGEADPEAHRQQEASEGSPKLREKLRELPELQREVIERAYLQGFTLREVSQQLNAPLGTVKSALSRGLQRLRDRMGSENAL; encoded by the coding sequence TTGGATCCACTTGAACACGATGACTGGATGCTGATGAGGCGCGTCGCGGCTGGCGACGAGCAGGCTGTTGTCAACCTGTACGACCGCTTCGGCTCACTTGTTTACAAGGCGGCTCGCCAGGTCCTCAATTCTCGTGCGGAAGCGGAGGATGCGGTTCAGGATGTTTTTGTTCGGCTCTGGCAGACTGCCGACCGATTCGATCCACGACGGGCGAGGCTTGTCACCTGGGTCATGCTGATCGCCAGGCGGCATCTCATCGATCGCCTCCGTCGCAAGGGATCGAGGCCCGAGCGGCTCGGATTGGATTCTCAGACATCAGCCGGGGAGGCGGATCCGGAGGCTCACCGACAGCAGGAAGCGTCCGAAGGTTCCCCAAAGTTGCGGGAGAAGCTTCGCGAGCTGCCCGAGCTTCAACGAGAAGTGATCGAGCGGGCGTATCTCCAAGGCTTCACCCTTCGCGAAGTGAGCCAGCAGCTCAATGCGCCACTCGGAACTGTCAAGTCGGCTCTGAGTCGCGGGCTCCAGCGCCTGCGGGATCGAATGGGGTCCGAGAATGCGCTGTGA
- a CDS encoding type II secretion system protein, with protein MARHRDMLASRRFRANAGPRGFTLLELLITLSVVAILIALLTPALGAARETAQRLACASNLYGIGTGLGLYAKDYRDRLPPSYFGSATVNRPQEMMAATIGFTEQVANKWEGLGWLSSRAGGYVDCDRCFFCASHRGNHDRENYPKGFTVGTDRSYMNYHYGGHIDPATRRVRMIDSPWSTIFVTDGLRTKSDFNHVTGANRLHGDLSVSWWRDQNEWIGSVLPHSEIPANQQQTLYLQIWQALVQE; from the coding sequence ATGGCTCGTCATCGAGACATGCTCGCCTCGCGGCGGTTCCGTGCGAATGCAGGACCGCGCGGTTTCACTCTGCTTGAACTCCTGATCACGCTGAGCGTTGTGGCGATCCTCATCGCTCTTCTGACGCCGGCGCTCGGTGCCGCGCGTGAGACGGCCCAGCGACTCGCGTGCGCGAGCAACCTGTACGGAATCGGTACAGGGCTCGGCCTCTACGCCAAGGACTACCGCGACCGGCTGCCGCCCAGTTACTTCGGCAGCGCGACGGTGAACCGCCCCCAGGAAATGATGGCGGCCACGATCGGCTTCACCGAGCAGGTGGCCAACAAGTGGGAAGGTCTCGGCTGGCTCTCATCGCGGGCCGGTGGATATGTCGACTGCGACCGCTGTTTCTTCTGCGCAAGCCATCGGGGCAATCACGACCGCGAGAACTACCCCAAGGGCTTCACCGTCGGAACCGATCGCAGCTACATGAACTATCACTACGGCGGACACATCGATCCGGCGACGCGCCGCGTCCGCATGATCGATTCCCCGTGGTCGACCATCTTCGTGACTGATGGGCTTCGAACGAAGTCCGACTTCAATCATGTCACTGGCGCCAATCGCCTGCATGGCGATCTCTCAGTCTCATGGTGGCGCGATCAGAATGAGTGGATCGGAAGCGTGCTCCCCCACTCCGAGATTCCGGCCAATCAGCAGCAGACGCTGTATCTCCAGATCTGGCAGGCCCTCGTCCAGGAGTGA